One part of the Paenibacillus silvisoli genome encodes these proteins:
- a CDS encoding gamma-glutamyltransferase family protein, translated as MFNAEQYHFPSMRYCTYAGRGMVSTSQPLAAQAGLDMLKRGGNAIDAAVAAAACLTVVEPNNNGIGSDTFALVWSGGKLHGLNASGPAPAAISLEKLAERGFKEMPAHGVVPVTVPGAPGAWAELSRRFGRLALTESLAPAIGYAEDGFNVATLAAEAWQFHVDIYAASKVPEVRTWFETFADASGKAPRAGERFRLPHHAETLRRIAETGAAEFYVGMYADRIDRFMREHGGYLRKSDLAAFRPEWVEPISVNYRGYDVWEIPPNGQGLVALMALNILKGFEFDSPYSPETLHKQFEAMKLAYTDGKAYITDSRMMKVKVEDLLSDAYAEERRRLIGSAAREPFVGKPQKGGTVYVCTADSEGNMVSLIQSNYMGFGSGVVIPGTGISLQNRGHNFSLDPSHDNCLQPGKRTFHTIIPSFLTRGGEAIGPFGMVGGFMQPQGHVQMIMNTVDFGMNPQQVLDAPRWQWMEKLAFQMESGLPEEAAIARELIGRGHQLTSGCRPNGNFGRGNVIWRLPNGGGFAGASDFRSDGSVACW; from the coding sequence ATGTTCAATGCGGAGCAATACCATTTTCCTTCCATGCGGTACTGCACTTATGCGGGACGCGGCATGGTGTCCACATCTCAGCCGCTGGCCGCGCAAGCAGGGCTCGACATGCTGAAGCGAGGCGGCAACGCCATCGATGCGGCGGTTGCGGCGGCAGCCTGCTTGACCGTTGTCGAGCCGAACAACAACGGCATCGGCAGCGACACGTTCGCGCTCGTCTGGAGCGGCGGCAAGCTGCACGGCTTGAACGCGAGCGGGCCGGCTCCGGCGGCGATTTCGCTGGAGAAGCTGGCGGAGCGCGGCTTCAAGGAAATGCCCGCGCATGGCGTTGTCCCGGTGACGGTGCCGGGAGCCCCCGGCGCGTGGGCGGAATTGAGCCGGCGCTTCGGACGGCTGGCGCTCACGGAGTCGTTGGCACCGGCGATCGGCTACGCCGAGGACGGCTTCAACGTGGCTACGCTGGCCGCGGAGGCGTGGCAATTTCACGTCGATATTTACGCGGCGTCCAAGGTACCGGAAGTGCGGACCTGGTTCGAGACGTTCGCCGACGCCAGCGGCAAAGCGCCCCGGGCTGGCGAACGGTTCCGACTGCCGCACCATGCGGAAACGTTAAGGCGCATCGCAGAAACCGGCGCGGCCGAATTTTACGTGGGCATGTACGCGGATCGGATTGACCGCTTCATGCGCGAGCACGGCGGCTATCTCCGGAAGAGCGACCTGGCTGCGTTCCGCCCGGAGTGGGTGGAGCCGATCAGCGTCAATTACCGCGGCTATGACGTGTGGGAAATCCCGCCGAACGGCCAGGGGCTGGTTGCGCTAATGGCGTTAAATATTTTAAAGGGCTTCGAATTCGACAGCCCTTACTCGCCGGAGACGCTGCATAAGCAGTTCGAAGCGATGAAGCTCGCCTACACGGACGGCAAAGCCTACATCACCGATTCGCGGATGATGAAGGTGAAGGTCGAGGACCTGCTGTCCGACGCGTATGCGGAGGAGCGCAGACGACTGATTGGCAGCGCGGCACGCGAGCCGTTCGTCGGAAAGCCGCAGAAGGGCGGAACGGTTTACGTCTGCACGGCGGACTCCGAGGGGAACATGGTGTCGCTGATCCAGAGCAATTACATGGGCTTCGGCTCAGGCGTGGTTATTCCGGGTACCGGCATCAGTCTCCAGAACAGAGGGCACAATTTCTCGCTTGATCCGTCCCACGACAACTGCCTCCAGCCGGGCAAAAGAACGTTCCATACCATTATCCCGTCCTTCCTCACCCGAGGCGGCGAGGCGATCGGTCCGTTCGGCATGGTTGGCGGCTTCATGCAGCCGCAGGGCCATGTGCAAATGATCATGAATACCGTCGACTTCGGCATGAATCCGCAGCAGGTGCTGGATGCGCCGCGCTGGCAGTGGATGGAGAAGCTGGCGTTCCAAATGGAAAGCGGCTTGCCGGAGGAGGCTGCCATTGCCCGCGAGCTTATCGGCAGAGGGCATCAGCTGACTTCGGGCTGTCGTCCGAACGGAAACTTCGGCAGAGGAAATGTCATTTGGCGCTTGCCGAATGGCGGAGGCTTTGCGGGCGCGAGCGATTTTCGCTCGGATGGTTCGGTGGCGTGCTGGTAG
- a CDS encoding family 4 glycosyl hydrolase yields the protein MPAKIAIIGAGTTVFSLSMIRDLCLTPNLAGSTVHFMDIDESRLNSAHALCERLAAEAGAELTLLKTMDRREALEGADFVILAALVGGHQRLKDGWAIARKHGYRFGGSLHIVHDEGFWINYCQLELMEDVLKDTLDICPNAWFMLVANPVSAGVTYLKRKYPEANIAGFCHGSNGVRYLASRLGLDPNEIEFEVPGVNHFIWLTEFKHKGEDAFPVLNRWIEEQSEAHFEACRDCDSMGPKMVDLYRKFGAYPIGDTGNPGGGAWGHWYHADDETERKWKENPAEWYEGYFRHGEEEARKIKSIAEDTTRAVSDMIPMTHSTEPMIPFIEAIVCDSPRTIILNILNDGNYVPGIPQDFQVEVPCRVSAAGVEGLPTKGLPQQLLSFALRDRVAPIEIELAAFESGSRDLMLQLIMMDPWTRSIEQANALLDDILSLPYLSGMKERFGTAAKV from the coding sequence ATGCCAGCTAAAATCGCCATTATCGGCGCGGGAACGACGGTATTTTCGCTCAGCATGATTCGGGATTTATGCTTGACGCCGAATCTGGCGGGCAGCACGGTTCATTTTATGGATATCGATGAAAGCCGCTTGAACAGCGCGCACGCGCTGTGCGAGCGTTTGGCCGCCGAAGCGGGCGCCGAGCTGACGCTGCTCAAGACGATGGATCGCAGAGAGGCGCTTGAGGGAGCGGACTTCGTCATTCTCGCCGCGTTGGTCGGCGGCCATCAACGGCTGAAGGACGGCTGGGCCATCGCCCGCAAGCACGGCTACCGGTTCGGAGGCAGCCTGCACATCGTGCATGACGAGGGCTTCTGGATCAACTATTGCCAGCTGGAGCTGATGGAGGATGTGCTGAAGGATACGCTGGACATTTGCCCGAACGCGTGGTTCATGCTCGTGGCGAACCCGGTCAGCGCCGGCGTGACCTACTTGAAGCGCAAATATCCGGAGGCGAACATCGCCGGCTTCTGCCACGGCTCGAACGGGGTGCGCTACCTCGCAAGCAGGCTGGGTCTCGACCCGAACGAAATCGAATTCGAAGTGCCGGGCGTGAATCATTTTATATGGTTAACCGAGTTTAAGCATAAAGGGGAGGACGCCTTCCCGGTGCTGAACCGCTGGATCGAGGAGCAATCGGAGGCGCATTTCGAGGCGTGCCGCGACTGCGATTCGATGGGGCCGAAGATGGTCGACCTGTACCGCAAATTCGGCGCATACCCGATCGGCGACACCGGCAATCCGGGCGGCGGCGCGTGGGGCCACTGGTACCATGCCGACGACGAAACGGAGCGCAAGTGGAAGGAAAACCCTGCCGAGTGGTATGAAGGCTATTTCCGCCATGGCGAAGAAGAAGCGCGCAAAATCAAGAGCATCGCGGAAGACACGACCCGCGCGGTCAGCGACATGATTCCGATGACGCACTCGACGGAGCCGATGATTCCGTTTATTGAAGCGATCGTATGCGACTCGCCGCGCACGATTATTTTGAACATTCTTAATGACGGCAACTATGTGCCGGGCATTCCGCAGGATTTCCAAGTCGAGGTGCCGTGCCGCGTCTCGGCTGCGGGCGTGGAAGGGCTGCCGACCAAAGGGCTGCCGCAGCAGCTGCTGTCTTTCGCGCTTCGGGACCGGGTCGCTCCGATCGAAATCGAGCTGGCCGCATTCGAAAGCGGCAGCCGGGATTTGATGCTGCAGCTGATTATGATGGACCCGTGGACGCGTTCGATCGAGCAGGCGAATGCGCTGCTGGACGATATTTTATCGCTGCCTTATTTGTCGGGCATGAAGGAGCGTTTCGGTACGGCGGCGAAGGTGTAA
- a CDS encoding aspartate aminotransferase family protein yields the protein MKSYPESLRLYEEAKLYSPGGVHTSIRNVEPHLVFTRAEGAYVFDADGNRYIDYQAAFGPFILGHNHPYVNGKVIEALGRTDLYGVGTTDLEIELAKKITKHMPSAEQVLFCNSGSEATYHAIRLSRAITGAKKLIKFQGCYHGWHDYVARNMLSAWDKIGTRDPGSAGMMDEAIDNTLICTFNDLNSVEETFRQNKGEIAALIVEPIPHNVGCILPEPGFLAGLRKLCTEYGALLIFDEVITGFRHDIGGFQKVAGVTPDLTTMGKAMANGFPIAAVAGKKQYMQRFNTYPGGDVWFAGTYNGHAVGTAASIATIEMMENEPVHEHVFRLGDRIRGGLREILERLGIEAYVAGFGSVWTTYFMGFEPKHYGDLQHNDAEFYVAYRKKLIERGIFKMPMNIKRNSIGYSHTDKDIDDTLEAMEAVLKEMKK from the coding sequence ATGAAAAGCTATCCGGAAAGTCTCCGGTTGTACGAGGAAGCTAAACTGTATTCGCCGGGCGGCGTTCACACGTCCATTCGTAACGTGGAGCCGCATTTGGTTTTTACGCGCGCGGAGGGAGCTTACGTGTTCGATGCGGACGGCAACCGTTACATCGATTATCAGGCGGCGTTCGGGCCGTTCATTCTCGGCCATAACCATCCTTATGTGAACGGCAAGGTCATCGAGGCGTTAGGCCGGACGGACCTCTACGGCGTCGGAACGACCGATCTCGAAATCGAATTGGCGAAAAAGATTACGAAGCACATGCCGTCCGCCGAGCAAGTGCTGTTCTGCAACTCCGGCTCGGAAGCGACTTACCATGCGATTCGCCTTTCGCGGGCCATTACCGGCGCCAAAAAGCTGATCAAATTCCAAGGCTGCTACCACGGCTGGCACGATTACGTCGCGCGCAACATGCTGAGCGCTTGGGATAAGATCGGCACGCGCGACCCGGGATCCGCGGGCATGATGGATGAAGCGATCGACAATACGCTCATCTGTACGTTTAACGACCTTAACAGCGTGGAAGAAACGTTCCGCCAAAATAAAGGCGAAATCGCCGCGCTCATCGTCGAGCCGATTCCGCACAATGTCGGCTGCATTTTGCCGGAGCCGGGATTCCTGGCGGGACTGCGCAAGCTGTGCACGGAGTACGGCGCGCTGCTTATTTTCGATGAAGTCATCACCGGCTTCCGCCATGACATCGGCGGCTTCCAAAAGGTAGCCGGCGTCACGCCGGACCTGACCACGATGGGCAAAGCGATGGCCAACGGCTTCCCGATTGCCGCCGTTGCCGGCAAAAAGCAGTACATGCAGCGCTTCAACACGTACCCTGGCGGCGACGTCTGGTTCGCGGGCACGTATAATGGCCATGCCGTCGGCACGGCCGCATCGATCGCGACGATCGAGATGATGGAGAACGAGCCGGTGCACGAGCATGTTTTCCGCCTTGGCGATCGGATTCGCGGCGGATTGCGGGAGATTCTGGAACGTCTAGGCATCGAAGCGTATGTCGCCGGTTTCGGATCGGTCTGGACGACGTATTTCATGGGCTTCGAGCCGAAGCATTACGGAGATCTGCAGCATAACGACGCGGAGTTCTACGTGGCGTACCGGAAGAAGCTGATCGAGCGGGGGATTTTCAAAATGCCGATGAACATCAAGCGCAATTCCATCGGCTACAGCCACACGGACAAAGACATCGACGACACGCTGGAAGCGATGGAAGCCGTGCTCAAAGAGATGAAGAAATAG
- a CDS encoding IclR family transcriptional regulator has translation MTTKKDYTVPALEKAIMILNEISETGELSITEMHQRLQIPKSTTFVILSTLEKHHLIEKCAEGKFRLGSAVLHLGAAFARQTDIRAVARPHLELLVQGTPFTAHLATLVGSQPVYIDKAEGDGFVRFATTIGQSLPLHASGVGKALAVGMSDEEIVDAVESKLEPLTGKSYRTVDEVLEDIRMARKLGYAIEDEQMEEGIRCIGAPIFNAAGKVAASVSITALAKDLPVFKLQQIGERVKEIADAISTDLGYVFSERKSERENG, from the coding sequence TTGACTACCAAGAAAGATTATACGGTTCCGGCATTGGAAAAAGCGATCATGATATTGAACGAAATCAGCGAAACCGGCGAGCTGTCCATCACCGAGATGCATCAGCGGCTGCAAATTCCGAAATCGACGACCTTTGTCATCTTGAGCACGCTCGAGAAGCATCATTTAATCGAAAAATGCGCCGAGGGCAAGTTCCGCCTTGGCTCCGCCGTCCTTCATCTCGGCGCTGCGTTCGCCCGGCAGACGGACATTCGCGCCGTTGCCCGGCCGCATCTGGAGCTCCTCGTGCAAGGCACGCCGTTCACCGCCCATCTGGCGACGCTGGTCGGCAGCCAGCCGGTTTACATCGACAAGGCCGAGGGCGACGGCTTCGTCCGCTTCGCGACGACGATCGGGCAATCGCTGCCGCTGCACGCCTCGGGCGTCGGCAAAGCGCTTGCCGTCGGCATGAGCGACGAGGAAATCGTGGATGCCGTCGAGTCCAAGCTGGAGCCGCTGACCGGCAAAAGCTACCGGACGGTCGACGAGGTGCTCGAAGATATCCGGATGGCACGCAAGCTCGGCTATGCCATTGAGGACGAGCAAATGGAAGAAGGCATCCGCTGCATCGGCGCGCCGATCTTCAATGCAGCCGGCAAAGTCGCCGCTTCGGTCAGCATTACGGCGCTCGCGAAGGATTTGCCGGTATTCAAGCTTCAGCAAATCGGCGAGCGGGTCAAAGAAATCGCCGATGCGATTTCCACGGACTTGGGCTACGTCTTCTCGGAGCGGAAATCGGAACGAGAGAACGGTTGA
- a CDS encoding neutral/alkaline non-lysosomal ceramidase N-terminal domain-containing protein, translated as MLTAGVARANITPPLTVPHAGWGAQTHVYPEGIHYDLWATVLCLAQDGELVCLADLDLCYVTMPQAELLRERIAAALGIAASRVRISTSHTHAGPFIHSNWYKDDDATVTYINEMVEAIVGCAAEAARELVPVRVAAGFGECGIGKRRIQKLDDGRLITGYDPNGATDPIVGTVKLETTDGELLASLLYFSCHPTTLGPDNKLVSPDYPGVARRVVEQLTGGRCLFLQGSTGDIGPGPEGFRSDYAAVERMGTILGSEAAKTLLQLEAVPSAWQFERVVESGASLGLWTNAADVSDSSPAPLLVASRMIELPIKQLVPTEEAEQLYLACQSRMQELIEQGGSADDIREATYKVKRSHKIWQQSLRYYGQASASIEAHFIAFSDIVLAGVPVEPFSSTGKGIREASPFACTLFGGYTNGWLGYLPPAEQYAEGGYEIETSPFAEGAAELLAGQVTAILRELYEQSSSTRT; from the coding sequence ATGCTTACAGCCGGCGTTGCCCGTGCCAACATTACTCCGCCGCTTACCGTCCCTCACGCGGGATGGGGCGCGCAAACCCATGTATATCCCGAAGGCATCCATTACGACCTATGGGCAACCGTGCTCTGTCTTGCCCAAGACGGCGAGCTCGTCTGCTTGGCCGATCTCGACCTTTGTTACGTGACGATGCCGCAGGCGGAACTTTTGCGGGAACGCATCGCCGCCGCGCTTGGCATTGCTGCGTCTCGCGTCCGAATTTCGACCTCGCATACTCACGCAGGTCCGTTCATCCATTCGAACTGGTACAAGGATGATGATGCGACCGTTACTTACATAAACGAAATGGTTGAGGCCATTGTTGGCTGCGCCGCAGAAGCCGCGCGGGAGCTCGTTCCGGTTCGCGTTGCCGCAGGCTTCGGCGAGTGCGGCATCGGCAAGCGCCGCATTCAGAAGCTGGACGATGGCCGTCTTATTACGGGTTACGACCCTAACGGCGCGACCGACCCGATCGTCGGCACGGTCAAGCTTGAGACTACCGACGGCGAGCTGCTGGCGAGTCTCCTGTACTTCTCTTGCCATCCGACGACGCTCGGACCGGACAACAAGCTGGTCAGCCCGGACTATCCCGGCGTAGCGCGGCGCGTCGTCGAGCAGCTGACCGGCGGCCGCTGCCTGTTCCTGCAAGGCTCGACCGGCGATATCGGGCCGGGGCCTGAAGGCTTCCGGAGCGACTACGCCGCCGTCGAGCGGATGGGGACGATACTCGGCAGCGAGGCAGCGAAGACGCTGCTTCAATTGGAAGCGGTCCCATCCGCGTGGCAGTTCGAGCGCGTCGTCGAGTCCGGGGCGTCGCTTGGCTTGTGGACGAACGCGGCAGACGTTTCGGACAGCAGTCCGGCTCCGTTGCTCGTCGCTTCCCGTATGATCGAGCTGCCGATTAAGCAGCTCGTGCCGACCGAGGAAGCGGAGCAGCTGTATCTGGCTTGCCAGTCCCGCATGCAGGAGCTGATCGAGCAAGGCGGCTCGGCCGACGACATCCGCGAGGCGACGTACAAGGTCAAACGCTCTCATAAAATATGGCAGCAATCGCTGCGCTACTACGGTCAAGCTAGCGCTAGTATCGAGGCGCATTTTATCGCCTTCTCGGACATCGTCCTCGCCGGCGTGCCTGTTGAGCCCTTCTCCAGCACAGGCAAAGGGATTCGGGAGGCGTCGCCTTTCGCCTGCACGCTGTTCGGCGGCTACACCAACGGCTGGCTCGGCTATTTGCCGCCGGCCGAACAATATGCCGAGGGCGGCTACGAAATCGAAACGTCGCCTTTCGCCGAAGGTGCCGCCGAGCTGCTGGCCGGTCAAGTAACCGCGATTTTGCGCGAGCTATATGAACAATCATCATCGACAAGGACGTGA
- a CDS encoding ADP-ribosylglycohydrolase family protein: MFPSLPYLKGQLTAVIGEQFAQGRSTSGFLERLEQLPASYDAYLAFAASLADMPMREDWPYVEPETWEDIQAACDPDRPLGALREIAADDSRRRVETAFLASVCGSILGKPLEINPTLPQLREAFEQAGEWPLADYVSEPMLRALGKSHWSWFETTRERIRHVAPDDDVNYTLIGMLAIEQFGVGFTKRNIRDLWLNHLPLSTTFGPERTMLIRSGMSYLEHDNRPFDHAELEAWPSLLSPGSELCGAAIRADAYGYACPGNPALAAELAWRDASFTHLKTGVYATMFIAAAIAAAQVLDDRLAIVNTALQFVPQRSRFYEIAVDCRDIAASTDDWLDAYERMRQSYGDYRHCRIYFEIGTLINTLLHADNVGDGICKQVMQGNDTDSFGATAGSLLGAYFGPEGLDPRWLAPFGDTIHTGLANLNETSLSALAARVSLLPEIVRTGSSRIEPSELYVFEHVIE; encoded by the coding sequence ATGTTTCCATCGCTTCCATATTTGAAAGGCCAGCTTACCGCCGTGATCGGCGAGCAATTCGCGCAAGGCCGGAGCACGTCCGGCTTTCTGGAGCGGCTGGAGCAGCTTCCGGCAAGCTACGACGCTTACTTGGCGTTTGCGGCTTCGCTCGCGGATATGCCGATGCGGGAAGACTGGCCCTACGTCGAGCCTGAGACGTGGGAAGACATTCAAGCGGCTTGCGATCCTGACCGGCCGCTTGGCGCGCTGCGCGAGATCGCTGCCGACGACAGCCGCCGCCGCGTCGAGACCGCTTTTCTCGCTTCCGTTTGCGGCTCGATTCTGGGCAAGCCGCTTGAGATCAATCCGACGCTTCCGCAGCTGCGGGAAGCGTTCGAGCAAGCCGGCGAATGGCCGCTCGCCGATTACGTGTCCGAGCCGATGCTGCGCGCGCTCGGCAAGAGCCACTGGAGCTGGTTCGAAACGACACGGGAGCGAATTCGCCACGTTGCGCCGGATGACGACGTCAATTACACGCTCATCGGCATGCTGGCCATCGAGCAGTTCGGCGTTGGCTTTACGAAACGGAACATACGCGATCTATGGCTTAATCATTTGCCGCTCAGCACGACGTTCGGACCGGAGCGCACGATGCTGATCCGTTCCGGCATGAGCTACCTGGAGCACGATAACCGCCCGTTTGATCATGCCGAGTTAGAGGCATGGCCGAGCCTGCTGTCTCCCGGCTCCGAGCTGTGCGGCGCGGCGATCCGGGCGGATGCCTACGGCTACGCTTGTCCCGGCAACCCGGCGCTGGCCGCCGAGCTTGCTTGGCGCGACGCCAGCTTCACGCATCTTAAAACCGGCGTGTACGCGACGATGTTCATCGCCGCGGCGATAGCGGCCGCGCAGGTGCTCGATGACCGGCTCGCTATTGTGAACACGGCGCTTCAATTCGTGCCGCAGCGCAGCCGCTTCTACGAAATCGCAGTCGACTGCCGCGACATCGCGGCAAGCACCGACGATTGGCTGGACGCTTACGAGCGCATGCGCCAAAGCTACGGCGATTACCGCCATTGCCGGATCTATTTCGAAATCGGCACGCTGATCAACACGCTGCTGCATGCCGATAACGTCGGCGACGGCATCTGCAAGCAAGTGATGCAGGGCAACGACACCGACAGCTTCGGCGCTACGGCCGGCTCGCTGCTGGGCGCGTATTTCGGCCCCGAAGGCCTCGACCCGCGTTGGCTGGCGCCGTTCGGCGATACGATCCATACGGGTCTCGCCAATTTGAACGAGACGTCGCTGTCCGCGCTGGCTGCCCGCGTCTCCCTGCTGCCGGAAATCGTCCGCACCGGCTCCAGCCGCATCGAGCCGAGCGAGCTGTATGTGTTCGAACATGTCATTGAGTAG
- a CDS encoding family 4 glycosyl hydrolase: MKSIKISIIGAGSSTFAIGMVRDICLTPSLEGSTIHFMDINQERLDNVHALCTKYAEERGVRLDLQKTMDRREALEGADFVINTALTAGYGRMREGWDIAMKHGYQLGGSYHILYDEAFWINYYQLKFFESLTEDMLEICPDAWHLMLANPVITGVTHIMRKYPQAKVVGLCHGYVDTYNVAKALGLEKKDITYQVTGVNHHLWLTDFNHKGEDAFPLIDKWIEEKSEAHWAKGGENWPFTPKRVDLYKKHGVFAIGDTASWSSASWPWWYHSDEAEEKRWAENPMGVWNRFFDNLSDAMGQLQRAIEDPSVKVTDLFPPVLTDELMIPLIESIARDIPRVFVVNTLNSGNYVPGIPADFQVEVSALCSKRGIQPIANKGLPKPIIAHILRDRVAPIELELEAFNRGDRDLLLEMILTDKWSGSTEQASAFLDEILALPYHRDMAEHYR, from the coding sequence ATGAAATCGATTAAAATTAGCATTATCGGTGCTGGGAGCAGCACGTTCGCGATCGGAATGGTACGGGATATTTGCTTGACGCCGAGCTTGGAAGGCAGCACGATTCATTTTATGGATATCAATCAGGAGCGTCTGGATAACGTTCACGCGCTGTGCACGAAATACGCGGAGGAGCGGGGCGTCCGGCTCGATCTGCAAAAAACGATGGACCGCCGCGAGGCACTGGAAGGCGCCGATTTCGTCATCAACACGGCGCTGACGGCCGGCTATGGCCGCATGCGCGAGGGCTGGGACATCGCGATGAAGCATGGCTATCAGCTTGGCGGCAGCTATCATATTTTGTACGACGAGGCGTTCTGGATCAACTATTACCAGTTGAAGTTTTTCGAATCGCTGACGGAGGATATGCTGGAGATTTGTCCGGATGCGTGGCATCTGATGCTGGCGAATCCGGTTATTACGGGCGTTACGCATATTATGCGCAAATATCCGCAGGCGAAGGTGGTCGGCCTCTGCCACGGCTATGTCGACACGTATAACGTCGCGAAGGCGCTCGGGCTGGAGAAGAAGGACATTACGTATCAGGTGACGGGCGTGAACCACCACCTGTGGCTGACGGATTTCAATCATAAAGGCGAGGATGCGTTCCCGCTGATCGATAAATGGATCGAGGAGAAGTCGGAGGCGCACTGGGCTAAAGGCGGCGAGAACTGGCCGTTCACGCCGAAGCGGGTCGATCTGTACAAGAAGCACGGCGTGTTCGCGATCGGCGATACGGCAAGCTGGAGCAGCGCGTCGTGGCCGTGGTGGTACCATAGCGACGAGGCGGAGGAGAAGCGCTGGGCGGAAAATCCGATGGGCGTGTGGAACCGGTTCTTCGACAACTTGAGCGACGCCATGGGGCAGCTGCAGCGCGCGATCGAGGATCCTAGCGTGAAGGTGACCGATCTGTTCCCGCCGGTGCTGACCGACGAGCTGATGATTCCGCTCATCGAATCGATCGCTCGCGATATTCCGCGCGTATTCGTCGTCAATACGCTGAACAGCGGCAACTATGTGCCGGGCATTCCGGCCGACTTCCAGGTCGAAGTATCGGCGCTGTGCAGCAAGCGCGGCATCCAGCCGATTGCGAACAAGGGGCTGCCGAAGCCGATTATCGCGCATATTTTGCGCGACCGGGTAGCGCCGATCGAGCTGGAGCTGGAAGCGTTCAACAGAGGCGACCGCGACCTGCTGCTGGAGATGATCCTGACGGACAAATGGTCGGGATCGACCGAGCAGGCAAGCGCGTTCCTGGATGAAATCCTCGCGCTGCCGTATCACCGCGATATGGCGGAGCATTATCGGTAA
- a CDS encoding Gfo/Idh/MocA family protein has product MKIGIVGARGLSAVQGFKSLPGTEVVALCDLDEAYLKEAAEANGIPRTYRVYEDMLESDIDAVVVSTPMQLHVPQSIQALHAGKHVLCEVTAGVTMDELWWLKETVEETGLTYMLAENYCYIPQNQMILKMVKQGLFGDVYFGEGEYIHDIRELAYRYNRDVGVVQEGAKPTWRKYWQLGKRGAYYPTHSLGPVMQWFQGDRIRSVSCYGTGWNTDPRFRQEDTTITVLKMASGKLIKLRLDCISKRPHNMTYYSLQGTKGCYEAPRGFGDDHKIWIEGPEGEQPGEKRWRPLSDFSEYMPERYRNLTEEQKKAGHWGSDFFIAQDFVRAVNGECKPAIDVYDACEWTAVALLSELSVMNGGREMEMPDFRGAATFADQIIKL; this is encoded by the coding sequence ATGAAAATCGGAATTGTTGGCGCTCGCGGATTGAGCGCGGTGCAAGGCTTCAAGAGCTTGCCGGGTACGGAAGTCGTCGCCTTGTGCGACCTGGACGAAGCGTATTTGAAGGAAGCGGCCGAGGCGAACGGCATTCCGCGCACGTACCGCGTGTACGAGGATATGCTGGAATCGGACATCGACGCGGTCGTCGTCTCGACGCCGATGCAGCTGCATGTGCCGCAGTCGATTCAGGCGCTGCATGCGGGCAAGCACGTGTTGTGCGAAGTGACGGCGGGCGTGACGATGGATGAGCTGTGGTGGCTGAAGGAAACGGTCGAAGAGACCGGACTCACCTACATGCTCGCGGAAAATTATTGCTATATTCCGCAAAATCAGATGATTCTGAAAATGGTGAAGCAAGGTTTGTTCGGCGACGTTTATTTTGGCGAAGGCGAATATATCCACGATATCCGCGAGCTCGCTTACCGGTACAACCGGGACGTGGGGGTTGTTCAGGAGGGCGCGAAGCCGACATGGCGCAAATATTGGCAGCTCGGCAAGCGAGGCGCGTATTATCCGACGCACAGCTTGGGCCCTGTTATGCAGTGGTTTCAAGGAGACCGTATTCGTTCGGTGTCCTGCTACGGCACCGGCTGGAACACGGACCCGCGTTTCCGGCAGGAGGATACGACGATTACGGTGCTCAAGATGGCCAGCGGCAAGCTGATCAAGCTGCGTCTGGACTGCATTTCGAAGCGGCCTCACAACATGACCTATTATTCGCTGCAGGGGACGAAGGGCTGCTATGAAGCGCCCCGCGGCTTCGGCGACGATCATAAAATATGGATCGAAGGACCTGAAGGCGAACAGCCGGGCGAGAAAAGATGGCGTCCGCTGTCGGACTTCAGCGAGTACATGCCTGAGCGCTACCGGAACTTGACCGAGGAGCAGAAGAAGGCCGGCCACTGGGGCAGCGACTTCTTCATCGCTCAGGATTTCGTGCGCGCGGTGAACGGGGAATGCAAGCCGGCGATCGATGTTTATGACGCTTGCGAATGGACGGCTGTAGCGTTGCTGTCCGAGCTGTCGGTCATGAACGGCGGCCGGGAGATGGAAATGCCTGATTTCCGCGGGGCGGCTACGTTTGCGGATCAAATCATTAAATTGTAA